The proteins below come from a single Chryseobacterium nepalense genomic window:
- a CDS encoding L-ribulose-5-phosphate 4-epimerase: MSIYKELKRECYEANMQLDALKLVVYTFGNVSAVDRDKGIFAIKPSGVPYESLKPEDIVILDYDANVVEGNLRPSSDTKTHAYLYKNWEDIGGISHTHAVYSVAWAQAQLDIPIFGTTHADHLTTDIPCAPPMRDDLIEGNYEYNTGIQILDCFKEKNLSYEEVEMVLIGNHGPFTWGKNAEKAVYNSKVLETIAEMAYLTRQINPNAPRLKDSLIKKHYERKHGKNAYYGQ, from the coding sequence ATGAGCATCTATAAAGAATTAAAAAGAGAATGTTATGAAGCCAATATGCAGCTCGATGCATTGAAGCTGGTCGTTTATACGTTCGGAAATGTAAGCGCGGTTGACCGTGATAAAGGGATTTTTGCCATCAAACCGAGCGGTGTTCCTTACGAATCACTGAAACCGGAAGATATCGTAATTTTGGATTATGATGCCAATGTTGTTGAAGGAAATCTAAGACCGTCTTCCGATACCAAAACCCACGCTTACTTGTATAAAAACTGGGAAGACATTGGTGGAATATCGCATACACACGCTGTTTATTCCGTAGCTTGGGCACAGGCACAATTAGACATCCCGATTTTTGGGACGACCCACGCAGACCATCTGACAACAGATATTCCTTGTGCGCCGCCAATGCGGGATGATTTAATCGAAGGCAATTATGAATACAATACCGGAATTCAGATTCTCGATTGTTTTAAAGAAAAAAACTTGTCTTATGAAGAAGTCGAAATGGTGCTCATCGGAAACCACGGACCGTTCACTTGGGGCAAAAATGCGGAAAAAGCAGTCTACAACAGCAAAGTCCTGGAAACCATCGCGGAAATGGCTTATCTCACAAGACAAATAAACCCAAATGCGCCTCGCTTGAAAGATTCATTAATCAAAAAACATTACGAACGGAAACACGGCAAAAACGCCTATTACGGCCAGTAG
- the araA gene encoding L-arabinose isomerase, translating into MLTPLNTKEIWFITGSQHLYGPETLAQVAEHSAKIVEAFNASSQIPVKVVLKPTVKTTEEIFETLTAANFAKECIGIVTWMHTFSPAKMWIRGLTALKKPMLHLHTQFNQDIPWSTMDMDFMNLNQAAHGDREFGFMVSRLRKNRKVVVGHWAEERVQKQIGEWSRVAAGWDDWQGAKFARFGDNMRFVAVTDGDKVEAETKFGFSVNTWGIGDLVSVVNSIGDGEIRTLIEEYEASYKMAESLLSGGSNRKSLEVAARIELGLEKFLKDGNFKGFSDTFEDLHGLEQLPGIAVQRLMEKGYGFAGEGDWKTAALVRAMKTMGQGLEGGNAFMEDYTYHLNPSNPSVLGSHMLEVDPVLAVDKPSCEIHPLGIGGKADPVRLVFNSRGNIDSLNAALMDFGNHFRLLINKTKALEITEELPKLPVARVLWKPLPDLYTAAEAWILAGGAHHTCYSENISAEQLEDFAEIAGIESLVIDENTKIRDFKNTLRWNEIYYR; encoded by the coding sequence ATGTTAACACCTCTCAATACGAAAGAAATCTGGTTCATCACCGGAAGCCAGCATTTATATGGTCCTGAAACATTAGCGCAGGTTGCAGAGCATTCAGCGAAAATCGTGGAAGCGTTCAATGCTTCGTCCCAGATTCCTGTAAAAGTTGTTTTAAAGCCAACTGTAAAAACAACCGAAGAAATTTTCGAAACACTTACTGCTGCTAATTTTGCAAAGGAATGTATCGGAATTGTAACTTGGATGCACACGTTTTCACCTGCAAAAATGTGGATTCGCGGACTAACCGCTTTAAAAAAACCGATGTTGCATCTTCATACGCAGTTCAACCAGGATATTCCGTGGTCTACGATGGATATGGACTTTATGAACCTGAATCAGGCTGCTCACGGCGATAGGGAATTCGGATTTATGGTGAGCCGTCTTCGCAAAAACAGAAAAGTCGTTGTAGGACATTGGGCTGAAGAAAGAGTTCAGAAACAAATCGGAGAATGGAGTAGAGTTGCGGCTGGTTGGGACGACTGGCAAGGTGCAAAATTCGCCCGTTTTGGTGACAACATGAGATTTGTAGCCGTTACGGATGGTGACAAAGTGGAAGCAGAAACTAAATTCGGATTTTCGGTTAATACTTGGGGAATCGGGGATTTGGTAAGCGTTGTTAATTCGATTGGTGATGGTGAAATCAGAACATTAATTGAAGAATATGAGGCTTCATACAAAATGGCAGAATCTCTTCTTTCCGGAGGTTCAAACAGAAAATCTCTGGAAGTTGCCGCAAGAATTGAATTAGGTTTAGAAAAATTTCTGAAAGACGGAAATTTCAAAGGTTTCTCTGATACTTTCGAAGACCTTCACGGCTTGGAGCAACTCCCTGGAATTGCCGTTCAGAGATTAATGGAAAAAGGATATGGATTTGCCGGTGAAGGCGACTGGAAAACCGCTGCGTTAGTTCGTGCAATGAAAACAATGGGCCAAGGTCTTGAAGGTGGAAATGCTTTTATGGAAGATTATACCTATCATTTAAATCCATCAAATCCTTCCGTTTTAGGCTCTCACATGCTGGAAGTAGATCCGGTTTTGGCGGTTGACAAACCTTCTTGTGAAATTCATCCATTGGGAATTGGCGGAAAAGCAGATCCTGTCCGTTTGGTATTTAATTCAAGAGGAAATATTGATTCTTTAAATGCTGCACTGATGGATTTTGGAAATCATTTCAGATTATTAATCAACAAAACAAAAGCGTTGGAAATCACCGAAGAATTGCCAAAACTTCCCGTTGCAAGAGTGCTTTGGAAACCACTTCCTGACTTGTACACTGCAGCTGAAGCCTGGATATTGGCAGGTGGCGCGCATCATACTTGCTACAGCGAAAATATCAGTGCGGAGCAACTGGAAGATTTCGCTGAGATTGCAGGTATTGAATCGCTGGTGATTGATGAAAACACAAAAATCCGTGATTTCAAGAATACACTTCGCTGGAATGAAATATATTATCGTTAA